The following are encoded together in the bacterium genome:
- a CDS encoding NUDIX domain-containing protein: MSTAQERLPRIRLGGVVVQKGKLLVVKHHRAGKEYFLLPGGGLEWGETCEAGLAREFMEELSLEIKVGSLLFINESIAPRGKRHILNLTFYARLQGGRLHLNPDRRLKGVCWVTPAELKQLTFYPEIREPILSAWKKRFKPVIKLVDTPWF; this comes from the coding sequence GTGAGTACTGCCCAAGAGCGGTTACCCCGTATTCGTTTGGGCGGTGTGGTGGTACAAAAGGGTAAGTTGCTGGTGGTTAAACATCACCGTGCGGGCAAGGAATATTTTTTACTTCCCGGAGGCGGACTTGAGTGGGGTGAGACCTGTGAGGCTGGTTTGGCGCGTGAATTTATGGAGGAACTCTCTTTGGAAATAAAGGTGGGTTCCTTGCTTTTTATTAATGAATCCATTGCACCACGGGGAAAACGGCATATTTTAAATTTGACGTTTTATGCCCGCTTGCAAGGTGGCCGGCTTCATTTGAATCCCGACCGCAGACTGAAAGGTGTTTGCTGGGTTACACCGGCAGAGCTAAAGCAGTTGACGTTTTATCCCGAAATTCGAGAGCCGATTTTGAGTGCGTGGAAAAAGCGATTCAAACCGGTTATCAAGTTGGTGGACACACCCTGGTTTTAA
- a CDS encoding VWA domain-containing protein — translation MSEIIFIEPKMLYLLGVVPVFFLLRWWESKRQKHAMIRFSDAAIFKMLNPTLQVVGRNGFIRVGLLLSAVFLVALSIARPGGNPIFIEQELTKKGVDIMLLVDLSSSMRATDLTPDRMEATKLAVKSFIEQITDDRIGLVVFAGSVSLQSPLTQDYRTAKMMVDIVSTNFLPVQGTAIGDAIKFALDRIGKESQSKAVMILLTDGENTKGMLPVDAMKAAKKAGTRIYTIGVGTSEGAKIPDGEDESGVLKYKMYMGQPVITKLDEALLEQIAEETGGKFYAAATNESLLKAYAEIGRLTKTEHTEKKKKAVYQEWYLWPALLALLLIMLEIFFGRRTTWFPTGKKAN, via the coding sequence ATGAGTGAAATAATTTTTATTGAGCCAAAAATGTTGTACTTGCTGGGTGTTGTGCCGGTTTTCTTTTTACTGCGTTGGTGGGAGAGCAAACGTCAAAAGCATGCCATGATTCGTTTTAGCGATGCAGCTATTTTTAAAATGTTGAATCCAACATTGCAAGTTGTAGGTCGAAATGGATTTATTCGAGTTGGGTTGCTGCTCAGTGCAGTTTTTTTAGTAGCGCTTTCGATCGCCCGACCCGGCGGTAATCCTATTTTTATTGAACAAGAACTCACCAAAAAAGGCGTGGATATCATGCTTTTGGTGGACCTTTCTTCATCCATGCGGGCGACTGATCTTACACCTGATCGTATGGAAGCCACCAAGTTGGCCGTTAAATCATTTATTGAACAAATCACCGATGATCGGATCGGGCTGGTGGTTTTTGCCGGATCGGTTTCGCTGCAGTCGCCGCTCACCCAGGATTACCGTACTGCGAAAATGATGGTAGACATTGTCAGCACCAATTTTTTACCTGTGCAGGGAACCGCGATCGGTGATGCCATTAAATTCGCCCTCGATCGTATTGGCAAGGAAAGTCAGAGTAAAGCTGTGATGATTTTATTGACGGATGGCGAGAACACCAAAGGGATGTTGCCGGTGGATGCGATGAAAGCGGCGAAGAAGGCGGGAACCCGGATTTATACCATTGGTGTTGGAACTTCTGAAGGCGCCAAAATTCCTGATGGTGAGGATGAAAGCGGCGTACTTAAGTATAAAATGTACATGGGGCAACCGGTCATTACAAAGCTGGACGAAGCACTCTTGGAACAAATTGCCGAGGAAACCGGCGGAAAATTTTATGCAGCGGCAACCAATGAGAGCTTACTGAAAGCTTACGCTGAAATCGGACGTCTGACCAAGACTGAACATACCGAGAAAAAGAAGAAGGCTGTTTATCAGGAGTGGTATTTGTGGCCGGCACTGCTGGCATTGCTTCTGATTATGCTGGAGATATTTTTTGGTAGAAGAACGACTTGGTTCCCGACCGGGAAGAAGGCGAATTAG
- the ruvA gene encoding Holliday junction branch migration protein RuvA, with product MIAFVKGILESKSMTTCSIDVNGIGYEISMPASDISRLPNSGDPVVVHTWHVQREDSQQLFGFLQPSDRWLFKILLGVAKVGPKLALAVLSGLTQAQLEDIVMRQDAAMLSKIPGVGLKTAERLVLELKDKLEISQDTARAARPADRDAFAEALEALLTLGYSAAQARNALQKVAGQDLPAVQAGQDRVAEFVKKALKTL from the coding sequence ATGATCGCATTTGTAAAGGGGATATTAGAGTCCAAAAGCATGACGACCTGTAGTATTGATGTAAATGGTATTGGTTATGAAATAAGTATGCCGGCATCGGATATTTCCCGTTTGCCCAATAGCGGAGATCCTGTGGTGGTGCATACATGGCATGTTCAACGCGAGGACTCGCAGCAGCTTTTTGGTTTTTTACAACCCTCGGACCGCTGGTTGTTTAAAATACTTCTGGGTGTCGCCAAAGTCGGACCTAAATTAGCTTTGGCGGTATTATCCGGATTGACCCAGGCGCAATTGGAAGATATTGTGATGCGGCAGGATGCTGCCATGTTATCCAAAATACCAGGTGTCGGCCTCAAAACAGCAGAACGCCTTGTTTTGGAATTGAAAGATAAGCTGGAAATTTCTCAGGACACAGCTCGGGCAGCACGACCGGCGGACCGGGATGCTTTTGCCGAAGCGCTGGAAGCATTGCTGACACTGGGATATTCCGCTGCACAGGCACGTAACGCCCTGCAAAAGGTTGCAGGACAGGATTTGCCTGCCGTACAGGCAGGGCAGGATCGGGTTGCTGAGTTTGTGAAAAAAGCTTTAAAAACGTTGTAG
- the ruvB gene encoding Holliday junction branch migration DNA helicase RuvB, producing the protein MEPEAQEHLKTQKITDRDLIQSEQEAELSLRPGSLDQFVGQKKIIRALQIFIQAARERLEPLDHVLFLGPPGLGKTTLSMIMAHEMGVHIKVTSGPAIERPGDLAAILTNLQPNDILFIDEIHRLNRSVEEILYPALEDFALDIIIGKGPSARSIRLDLPKFTLIGATTRAGLITGPLRDRFGVSHRLDFYQPEELQQIIERSASVYSLVLHKDGALEIARRSRGTPRIANRLLKRVRDYAQVKNAGKMDKQIASEALGMMEIDARGLDMMDRRLLKIIIEHYNGGPVGIETIAVALGEETGTLEDVYEPFLIQTGFLQRTSMGRKVTLAAYTHLGISLPPREQGSLL; encoded by the coding sequence TTGGAGCCGGAAGCGCAGGAACATTTAAAAACACAGAAAATAACTGATCGGGATTTAATTCAATCCGAGCAGGAAGCAGAGCTTAGCTTAAGGCCTGGAAGTCTCGATCAATTTGTAGGTCAAAAAAAAATAATAAGGGCTTTGCAGATATTTATTCAAGCTGCGCGTGAACGCTTGGAGCCGCTTGATCATGTTTTGTTTTTAGGACCTCCCGGGTTGGGAAAGACAACACTGAGTATGATTATGGCCCATGAAATGGGTGTACATATCAAGGTGACTTCCGGTCCGGCCATTGAACGCCCTGGGGATCTGGCGGCTATTCTTACCAATTTGCAACCCAATGATATTTTGTTTATTGATGAAATTCATCGTCTGAACCGTTCGGTGGAGGAAATATTGTATCCGGCTTTGGAGGATTTTGCCCTGGATATTATTATTGGCAAAGGACCCAGTGCGCGTTCCATTCGTTTGGATTTACCCAAATTCACGCTCATTGGCGCGACCACCCGGGCCGGGCTGATCACCGGGCCGCTGCGGGACCGCTTTGGAGTTTCGCACCGGCTGGATTTTTACCAACCCGAGGAATTGCAGCAAATCATCGAGAGATCAGCATCGGTTTATTCACTCGTCTTGCATAAGGATGGCGCCCTGGAGATTGCGCGTCGTTCGCGAGGGACGCCGCGTATTGCCAACCGGTTGCTAAAAAGAGTCAGGGATTATGCGCAAGTAAAAAACGCCGGCAAGATGGATAAACAGATTGCATCTGAAGCATTGGGGATGATGGAAATTGATGCGAGGGGATTGGATATGATGGACCGCCGGCTGCTGAAGATCATTATTGAACATTATAACGGCGGACCGGTAGGGATTGAAACCATTGCGGTTGCCCTGGGGGAAGAAACCGGGACGCTGGAAGATGTTTATGAACCGTTTTTAATTCAAACCGGGTTTTTACAAAGAACCTCGATGGGGCGCAAGGTAACGTTGGCAGCCTATACACATCTGGGGATAAGCCTGCCGCCAAGAGAACAGGGGAGCTTATTGTGA
- a CDS encoding iron-containing alcohol dehydrogenase, producing the protein MSVQFYNPTRLFFGNHCVTAQTKEWTRFGKKALVVTGKTSAAKNGSLDDLKKSLAKADLGYELFCGVEPDPSFETVENGAACGRAAAVSVVVGVGGGSAIDAAKAMAVLMANPGMAPEQLYTMDYLTPALPIVAIPTTAGTGTEVTPYGVLTDQRKGSKRAFAGYYTFPQLALVDAVYTLDLPWAITLDTAIDALSHLLEGYISKKANVLTDTLAEKGLQIFRECMLNLEHEDINRGVREKLMLASTLGGMVIATAGTATVHALGYPLTYHKKIPHGRANGYLLTSQMKRCASVSSKANRVLSLLRLEHWGAFQVFLGKIFPKKIVLTQEEQKCYAAKAIHSHNHMNNPYTVTEALLFEMLSENFSKKK; encoded by the coding sequence ATGTCTGTTCAATTTTATAATCCGACGCGACTGTTTTTTGGCAATCATTGTGTGACAGCGCAAACCAAGGAATGGACGCGGTTTGGAAAAAAAGCACTGGTGGTAACCGGTAAAACTTCGGCAGCGAAAAACGGTTCCCTGGATGATTTGAAAAAAAGTCTGGCAAAGGCCGATTTAGGTTATGAATTGTTTTGCGGCGTTGAACCGGATCCTTCCTTTGAAACCGTGGAAAACGGTGCGGCCTGTGGACGCGCAGCAGCGGTAAGCGTGGTTGTCGGGGTAGGCGGTGGTTCTGCCATTGATGCGGCCAAGGCCATGGCCGTCCTGATGGCAAATCCCGGTATGGCACCGGAACAATTGTATACGATGGACTATTTGACACCGGCGTTGCCCATTGTGGCAATACCCACTACGGCGGGGACCGGAACCGAAGTAACACCGTATGGCGTGTTGACAGATCAAAGGAAAGGGTCCAAAAGGGCATTTGCCGGCTATTATACATTTCCCCAGCTGGCGTTGGTTGATGCGGTCTATACACTGGATCTCCCGTGGGCCATTACCCTGGATACCGCAATTGATGCGCTCTCGCATCTTTTGGAAGGGTACATTTCAAAAAAAGCCAATGTTTTAACCGATACCCTGGCTGAAAAAGGACTTCAAATTTTTCGCGAATGTATGCTCAATCTGGAGCACGAGGATATCAACCGAGGGGTACGGGAAAAGCTCATGCTGGCATCCACACTGGGGGGGATGGTGATCGCAACCGCCGGAACCGCAACCGTGCATGCCTTGGGATATCCCTTGACGTATCATAAAAAGATACCCCATGGACGGGCCAATGGGTATCTTTTAACCAGCCAGATGAAGCGATGCGCAAGCGTGAGCAGCAAGGCCAACCGGGTTTTGAGTCTTTTGCGCCTGGAACACTGGGGAGCATTTCAGGTTTTTTTGGGAAAAATTTTTCCAAAAAAAATAGTCCTGACCCAAGAAGAACAAAAATGCTATGCTGCCAAGGCAATTCATTCACACAATCATATGAATAATCCCTATACGGTGACAGAGGCGCTGCTTTTTGAAATGCTTTCTGAAAATTTTTCTAAGAAGAAATAA
- a CDS encoding AAA family ATPase codes for MPEVHELDSKGKEMSIAMEKIISETQKVIVGQPIMIRGLLMGLLTQGHILLEGVPGLAKTLAVMTLATCIQANFSRIQFTPDLLPSDIIGTNIYNAKTAEFSIKKGPIFANIVLADEINRAAAKVQAALLEAMQEKQVTIGGKTFKLDKPFLVLATQNPIESEGTYALPDAQVDRFMFKVVIGYPTPDDEFEIINRFTKSIHPKASPVCTPEDIVATRDSINGIFIDDKIKRYIVDIVFASRYPERYGLKIKNLIQYGGGPRASIYLTVGCKGNAFMERRGYVTPDDVKAVAHDVLRHRISVSYEAEAEEISSENIIDEILKTVKVP; via the coding sequence ATGCCGGAAGTTCATGAACTCGACAGCAAGGGAAAAGAGATGAGCATTGCGATGGAGAAAATTATCTCTGAAACGCAAAAAGTTATTGTTGGGCAGCCGATTATGATTCGTGGATTGTTGATGGGACTGCTGACGCAGGGACATATTTTACTGGAAGGGGTTCCCGGACTGGCAAAGACATTGGCGGTGATGACACTCGCAACATGTATTCAAGCCAACTTTTCCCGCATCCAGTTTACACCTGATTTATTACCCTCGGATATTATTGGAACCAATATTTATAATGCAAAAACGGCTGAATTTTCCATTAAAAAGGGACCGATATTTGCCAATATTGTTCTTGCTGACGAAATTAACCGTGCTGCTGCCAAGGTTCAAGCGGCGCTTTTAGAAGCCATGCAGGAGAAACAGGTGACCATTGGCGGTAAGACTTTCAAACTGGATAAACCGTTTCTGGTTTTAGCCACCCAAAATCCGATTGAGTCGGAAGGAACCTATGCCTTGCCTGATGCGCAGGTGGATCGTTTTATGTTCAAAGTTGTTATCGGGTATCCCACACCGGACGATGAATTTGAGATTATCAACCGTTTTACCAAAAGTATCCATCCCAAAGCCAGTCCGGTTTGCACACCGGAAGACATTGTTGCTACCAGAGATTCGATTAACGGTATTTTTATTGATGATAAAATTAAACGTTATATTGTGGATATTGTTTTTGCCTCCCGCTATCCCGAACGGTACGGATTGAAAATTAAAAATTTAATTCAGTACGGCGGGGGGCCGCGTGCCTCGATTTATTTGACCGTCGGCTGCAAGGGAAACGCATTTATGGAAAGGCGCGGCTATGTAACACCCGATGATGTCAAAGCAGTTGCGCATGATGTTCTTCGGCATAGAATTTCGGTCAGCTACGAAGCGGAAGCGGAAGAAATCAGTTCGGAAAATATTATTGATGAAATTTTAAAAACAGTGAAAGTTCCTTAA
- a CDS encoding tetratricopeptide repeat protein, whose amino-acid sequence MMAGRVLIVIVLVALAGGGSGCAQRQFVEGNKAMKDYDYEEAIKMYDRALQADPDMYEAHYNMGNALMRLQRYKQAVTAYESAKEIAPRDADVEHNLQIAKKRQKDSDSSGGGGGGGGGGGGGGGGGSSSNSSNQQQQQQQQQQQQQQQQQQQQQQQQQQQQQQQQQQQQQQQPPEQKPQDQPPPEQKPQDQPPPEQKPQDQPPPEQKPQDQPPPEQKPQDQPPPQQPPPPLPQEMQDKLDNAEQQDRDQQRQKQKRQDNKKQEFGDSWGQEEKDW is encoded by the coding sequence ATGATGGCCGGACGTGTACTTATTGTTATCGTATTGGTGGCACTCGCGGGTGGCGGTTCCGGTTGTGCGCAGCGGCAGTTTGTTGAAGGCAATAAGGCCATGAAAGATTATGATTATGAAGAGGCCATCAAGATGTACGATCGTGCATTGCAGGCGGACCCGGATATGTATGAAGCCCACTATAATATGGGAAATGCTTTAATGCGATTACAACGGTATAAACAGGCAGTTACAGCGTATGAAAGTGCGAAAGAAATCGCGCCTCGTGATGCTGATGTTGAACACAATCTCCAGATAGCCAAAAAACGTCAAAAAGACAGTGATTCTTCCGGTGGCGGCGGCGGTGGCGGCGGTGGCGGCGGCGGTGGCGGCGGTGGGGGTAGTAGTAGTAACTCATCAAATCAACAGCAACAGCAGCAGCAACAGCAACAGCAACAGCAACAGCAGCAACAACAGCAGCAGCAGCAGCAGCAACAACAACAGCAGCAGCAGCAGCAACAGCAACAGCAACAGCAACAGCCACCAGAGCAGAAGCCGCAGGACCAACCGCCGCCAGAACAGAAGCCGCAGGACCAACCGCCGCCGGAGCAGAAGCCGCAGGACCAACCGCCGCCAGAGCAGAAGCCGCAGGACCAACCGCCGCCGGAGCAGAAGCCGCAGGATCAACCGCCGCCGCAGCAGCCACCACCGCCGTTGCCGCAGGAAATGCAAGATAAGCTGGACAATGCTGAGCAGCAGGATCGTGACCAGCAACGCCAGAAACAGAAGCGCCAGGATAATAAAAAGCAAGAGTTTGGTGATAGCTGGGGACAGGAAGAAAAAGATTGGTGA
- the ruvC gene encoding crossover junction endodeoxyribonuclease RuvC, with protein MKILGVDPGYGRCGWGVITLAGNHLEANDYGVIETSAKMRFSERLLAVHQALCDILKSHQPQEVAVEQLFFAKNVKTAIDVGQARGVIVLTCIQAGLEVEEYKPAEIKIAVSGYGAAPKLQIQRMVKMLLGLTKVPKPDDAADALAIAICHAHSRRYSHILKR; from the coding sequence ATTAAAATACTGGGAGTAGATCCTGGATATGGACGCTGCGGCTGGGGTGTTATCACGTTGGCTGGGAATCATTTGGAAGCAAATGATTATGGTGTCATTGAAACATCCGCTAAAATGCGTTTTTCCGAACGCCTGTTGGCTGTTCATCAAGCACTTTGTGACATTTTAAAGAGTCATCAACCGCAGGAGGTTGCGGTTGAACAACTTTTTTTTGCGAAGAATGTTAAAACAGCGATCGATGTCGGGCAAGCGCGCGGTGTTATTGTGCTTACCTGTATTCAGGCGGGTTTGGAAGTGGAAGAATATAAACCCGCGGAAATAAAAATTGCCGTATCCGGATATGGTGCCGCACCCAAACTTCAAATTCAACGCATGGTGAAAATGCTGTTGGGTTTAACAAAGGTTCCCAAACCGGATGATGCGGCGGATGCTTTGGCAATTGCAATATGCCATGCCCATTCGCGTCGTTATTCTCATATTTTAAAGCGCTGA
- a CDS encoding tetratricopeptide repeat protein has product MNEWVVFYLIWKIILVIVGIPQENYYNFGNQLYSLGDYAQAEKFYNQSASELKLAHRAYYNAGNAAFLQGNYLDAIEYYEASLDVVSDDEDAWFNLELARRKALKNKKKPNLELKKSTPRRPPNKKQQSGAAALKPNKGKQPETIADQVLARARRREEVLYRFQNTNVYQRHTPKQTKDIFTQTPEEILKTMREMTKAGYPFRPGASLRKPKLITDEIDW; this is encoded by the coding sequence ATGAATGAATGGGTTGTGTTTTATTTAATTTGGAAAATAATTTTGGTGATTGTGGGGATTCCTCAGGAAAATTATTATAATTTCGGGAATCAGCTTTATAGTCTTGGGGACTATGCCCAGGCGGAAAAATTTTATAATCAATCTGCGTCTGAATTAAAGCTTGCCCACAGAGCTTATTATAATGCCGGTAATGCAGCGTTTTTGCAGGGGAATTATTTGGATGCCATAGAGTACTATGAAGCATCCTTGGATGTTGTTTCGGATGATGAAGATGCGTGGTTTAACTTGGAGCTGGCGCGGCGTAAGGCGTTGAAGAACAAAAAAAAACCAAATTTAGAATTAAAGAAGTCTACTCCCCGGCGACCACCGAATAAAAAGCAGCAATCCGGAGCAGCAGCATTGAAACCGAATAAAGGAAAGCAACCTGAAACAATAGCTGATCAAGTACTGGCCCGGGCCCGCCGCAGAGAAGAGGTTCTTTATCGGTTTCAAAATACAAATGTTTATCAAAGACATACACCAAAGCAGACAAAAGATATTTTCACACAAACACCGGAAGAAATACTAAAAACCATGAGGGAAATGACCAAGGCCGGATATCCTTTTCGGCCCGGGGCATCCTTGAGAAAGCCCAAATTAATAACGGATGAGATTGATTGGTAA
- a CDS encoding DUF58 domain-containing protein has translation MKLDIKDVLKQVRKIEIVNRILVNSTLAGAYRSSFKGQGMEFADVREYVEGDDVRNIDWNITARLNVPHVKQFEEEREMTVLLLIDVSNSTDFGTINRIKRQMAVEFCASMAFSASKNSDRVGLVLFSDRVEHFIPANKGSSHVMRVIRDMIAFEPQSNKTDVNCALEFLTHLVKKKSTVFLVSDFFTEIDFEENLRRANFRHDVNALFLTDRREREIPNMGIVELEDPETGKRVVFDTGSKKARRRFKELAQTHKESLEAVMKRCMVDFTDLDTGQSYVDSIVNFFQRRQGRKW, from the coding sequence ATGAAATTAGATATTAAAGATGTTTTAAAGCAAGTCCGGAAAATAGAGATCGTTAATCGAATTTTGGTGAATAGCACCTTGGCGGGCGCTTATCGCTCCAGCTTCAAGGGGCAGGGAATGGAATTCGCAGATGTTCGCGAGTATGTCGAAGGCGATGATGTGCGTAATATTGACTGGAATATTACTGCGCGGCTAAATGTTCCCCACGTTAAGCAGTTTGAAGAAGAACGGGAAATGACGGTGCTTTTATTGATTGATGTTTCCAATTCGACGGATTTTGGAACGATCAATCGAATTAAGCGGCAGATGGCAGTGGAATTTTGCGCCTCCATGGCATTTTCCGCCAGCAAAAATAGTGATCGCGTCGGTTTGGTGCTTTTCAGTGACCGGGTTGAACACTTCATTCCTGCCAACAAGGGAAGTTCGCATGTTATGCGCGTGATTCGGGATATGATTGCGTTTGAACCGCAGTCGAACAAAACCGATGTCAATTGTGCGCTGGAGTTTTTAACCCATCTGGTTAAAAAGAAAAGCACGGTTTTTTTAGTTTCGGATTTTTTTACAGAGATTGATTTTGAGGAAAATCTGCGGCGCGCCAATTTCCGGCATGACGTCAATGCGCTTTTTTTGACCGATAGACGGGAACGTGAAATCCCTAATATGGGTATTGTTGAGCTGGAAGATCCTGAAACCGGGAAGCGGGTTGTTTTTGATACCGGGAGTAAAAAAGCCCGTCGACGTTTCAAAGAATTGGCTCAGACCCATAAGGAATCATTGGAAGCGGTGATGAAACGGTGCATGGTTGATTTTACGGACCTTGATACCGGCCAGTCCTATGTAGATTCGATTGTAAACTTTTTTCAAAGACGACAGGGGAGAAAGTGGTGA
- a CDS encoding VWA domain-containing protein — MKWNNIHLIWVVLPVLLIVFMAIRDRMKSKGIFFSKAFALADYRPSLSVYLRYLPLFLRILAITALVVAVLRPQALKGESEVKLKGINIMLVVDLSGSMVAEDLKPDRITAEKKVLSDFVDKIKNDKVGVVVFGAKSFTQSPLTMDYEILKTSINEIDLNTVDADGTAIGDGILSAVNRLSEFDGQTNVVILATDGTNNRGEEPLKAAEIAEAKKIRIFTVGIGAEGGAPVYTTDQFGVKSQFVVDGKPMRWDEPNDDVLGQVAEKTNGEYFRAVDEKSLNEIYAKIDKLIKDEKKRKDPHYKELFMLFLMIALGSLVLEALLSATWLRSFS; from the coding sequence GTGAAGTGGAATAATATTCATCTAATCTGGGTTGTTCTACCGGTGCTGTTAATTGTTTTCATGGCAATCCGTGACCGTATGAAAAGCAAGGGTATCTTTTTTAGCAAAGCATTTGCTTTAGCGGATTACCGTCCTTCGCTGTCTGTTTATTTAAGATATCTCCCGCTATTCTTAAGAATTTTAGCCATCACCGCATTGGTTGTCGCTGTGCTGCGTCCCCAGGCTCTGAAAGGGGAAAGCGAGGTCAAACTCAAGGGCATTAACATTATGCTGGTCGTTGACCTTTCCGGCTCCATGGTAGCCGAGGATTTAAAACCGGACCGGATTACCGCTGAGAAAAAAGTTTTATCGGATTTTGTGGACAAGATTAAAAATGATAAAGTTGGTGTGGTGGTTTTTGGGGCGAAGAGTTTTACCCAGTCTCCCCTCACCATGGATTATGAGATTTTGAAAACATCGATCAACGAAATTGACCTTAATACAGTCGATGCGGACGGTACTGCGATTGGCGATGGAATTCTCTCGGCAGTCAACCGGTTGTCCGAATTTGACGGCCAGACCAACGTGGTTATTCTGGCGACTGATGGAACCAATAATCGCGGCGAGGAACCTTTGAAAGCAGCGGAGATTGCAGAAGCTAAAAAGATCCGCATATTTACAGTAGGTATTGGTGCCGAAGGCGGCGCGCCGGTTTATACGACGGATCAATTTGGCGTCAAGAGCCAGTTCGTTGTGGATGGAAAACCCATGCGCTGGGATGAACCCAATGATGATGTTTTAGGACAGGTGGCGGAAAAAACCAATGGTGAATATTTTCGCGCTGTTGACGAAAAATCACTTAATGAAATTTATGCCAAAATTGACAAGTTAATCAAAGATGAAAAGAAACGCAAGGACCCGCATTATAAAGAGTTGTTTATGCTGTTTTTGATGATCGCTTTGGGGAGTCTGGTGTTGGAGGCGCTTTTGTCTGCTACCTGGTTGAGGTCGTTTTCATGA
- a CDS encoding FIST C-terminal domain-containing protein, protein MGLKMATAIGSETDAGILGSKLAKEAKAGLEGQDAGFVMVLSSIKYDYKTLVQAIRAELKDVPLIGCTTAGEFTEKAVVKESVTLVLFSKCEEYAYHVGMATGLHDDTESCVKKVIDAVPGKNSDLPNRSAIMLIDGLAGRGEEAVMAAMSILGSNVSLAGGAAGDDLGFKQTFVFCNDDITSDSVVMCVIDSKSPAGIGSKHGHSPVTDQLTVTKATENVLFEVDGKPAWDVWKDRIREEAKIEGIDVDNLEKASEIGSVLIRYEMGLATAAEYKVRVPLSKNDDGSLNFACTIPEGAKFKIMKSPKQDQIDSAKQAAKNAFEQMQGKKLAGALIFDCVCRGIILGDDFEKGIKEMVGILGDIPLIGFETYGEICRRSGQFSGFHNTTSVVMLLPEV, encoded by the coding sequence ATGGGACTAAAAATGGCAACGGCAATTGGAAGTGAAACAGATGCAGGTATATTAGGCAGCAAGCTGGCAAAAGAGGCGAAGGCCGGTTTGGAAGGTCAGGATGCCGGGTTTGTTATGGTTTTATCTTCAATTAAATATGATTATAAAACGCTTGTGCAAGCCATTCGCGCTGAATTAAAAGATGTCCCGCTGATTGGATGTACAACAGCCGGTGAGTTTACAGAAAAAGCGGTTGTGAAAGAATCAGTCACACTTGTGCTTTTCTCGAAATGTGAAGAGTACGCCTACCATGTCGGCATGGCAACCGGATTGCATGATGATACAGAAAGCTGTGTAAAAAAAGTAATTGATGCAGTGCCGGGAAAAAACAGTGATCTACCGAATCGTTCGGCAATTATGCTTATAGATGGGCTGGCAGGTCGCGGTGAAGAGGCGGTTATGGCAGCCATGTCAATTTTGGGTTCCAATGTAAGTTTGGCCGGCGGTGCAGCAGGGGACGATCTGGGATTTAAACAAACTTTTGTTTTCTGCAACGATGATATTACCAGCGACTCCGTGGTTATGTGTGTTATTGATTCCAAGAGTCCGGCGGGGATCGGATCAAAGCATGGACACTCACCGGTGACCGACCAATTGACCGTTACCAAAGCGACTGAAAATGTTCTTTTTGAAGTTGACGGCAAACCAGCTTGGGATGTCTGGAAAGACCGGATTCGCGAAGAAGCCAAGATAGAGGGGATTGATGTGGATAATTTGGAGAAAGCTTCGGAAATCGGGAGTGTTCTGATCCGGTATGAGATGGGTTTGGCGACTGCCGCTGAATATAAAGTCCGTGTACCGCTTTCTAAAAATGATGACGGATCGCTGAATTTTGCATGTACTATTCCCGAAGGCGCCAAATTTAAAATCATGAAAAGTCCCAAGCAGGATCAAATTGATTCTGCCAAGCAAGCAGCCAAGAATGCTTTTGAACAAATGCAGGGTAAGAAACTGGCCGGCGCCTTGATTTTTGACTGTGTTTGCCGTGGGATTATTTTAGGAGACGATTTCGAAAAAGGTATCAAGGAAATGGTAGGTATTCTTGGCGATATTCCATTAATCGGTTTTGAAACCTACGGTGAGATATGTCGCCGCAGCGGCCAGTTTAGTGGTTTTCACAATACTACCAGTGTTGTGATGTTATTACCCGAAGTTTAG